From a region of the Phycisphaerae bacterium genome:
- a CDS encoding UvrB/UvrC motif-containing protein, translated as MRKIIGRDGREKIQTRIDLGVLQLECTGRPDGQEPHGCESLLEYFEQQRQEHIDVSGDDQDFVLSPEDCRALRHEAYLYYQRYLSLFVLEEFDGVERDTARNLQVMDLCERYAAAERDRIMLRPQRAYVLMMNTRARAQLAAARGRHALALRLVDEGIAAIGRLCRRDEDEEYCAREIDTLRVLRGEILSQMPAAAPARLQAELEQALAVEDYERAAALRDQLASAMPDPD; from the coding sequence GTGCGCAAGATCATCGGGCGCGATGGCCGCGAGAAGATCCAGACTCGCATTGACCTCGGCGTCCTGCAGCTCGAGTGCACCGGGCGGCCGGATGGCCAGGAGCCTCACGGTTGCGAGTCACTGCTGGAGTACTTCGAGCAGCAGCGGCAGGAGCACATCGACGTATCCGGCGACGACCAGGACTTCGTGCTTTCGCCGGAGGACTGCCGGGCCCTGCGCCACGAAGCCTATCTCTACTACCAGCGCTACCTCTCGCTGTTCGTGCTGGAGGAGTTCGACGGCGTCGAGCGCGATACCGCCCGCAACCTGCAGGTCATGGACCTGTGCGAGCGGTATGCCGCCGCGGAGCGCGACCGCATCATGCTGCGGCCCCAGCGGGCGTACGTCCTGATGATGAACACGCGCGCCCGCGCGCAACTGGCCGCGGCCCGGGGGCGCCACGCCCTGGCGCTGCGGCTGGTCGATGAGGGTATCGCGGCCATCGGTCGCCTCTGCCGGCGCGACGAGGACGAGGAGTACTGCGCCCGCGAGATCGACACGCTGCGCGTCCTGCGCGGCGAGATCCTGAGCCAGATGCCCGCCGCCGCCCCGGCGCGTTTGCAGGCCGAACTCGAGCAGGCCCTGGCTGTCGAGGACTACGAGCGGGCCGCGGCGCTGCGCGAT
- the rsmD gene encoding 16S rRNA (guanine(966)-N(2))-methyltransferase RsmD, whose protein sequence is MILRTEILPGSKFHPSRIVRRSRIIVVGVSTGPRGSISVGRAVRDAVEQAPNDRETCIVRVIAGRFRGRTLDAPPGQSTRPITDRAKETLFNVLGHRFALPGCLPGFVVLDVFAGTGSLGLEALSRGAAACTFVEQDRRALRYLRQNIARLGADGACTVLTDNAWTMRPPQCAGGFGLVFVDPPYRDATDPLTILDLLERLAPSLAPDGLLVFRHEARAPAPPAGAWRTLRCVDERILGQMRLLLLALAT, encoded by the coding sequence ATGATCTTGCGCACCGAGATCTTGCCCGGCTCGAAGTTCCACCCGTCGAGGATCGTGCGGAGATCGCGTATCATCGTAGTAGGCGTATCGACCGGTCCGCGGGGCTCCATCAGCGTGGGCCGCGCCGTTCGCGATGCGGTCGAGCAAGCGCCGAACGACCGGGAGACATGCATCGTGCGGGTCATCGCGGGGCGATTTCGCGGACGTACCCTGGACGCACCGCCGGGGCAGAGCACGCGTCCGATCACCGACCGGGCGAAGGAAACGCTGTTCAACGTGCTGGGGCACCGCTTCGCGCTGCCGGGCTGTTTACCGGGCTTCGTGGTGCTGGACGTGTTTGCGGGCACCGGCAGCCTGGGTCTGGAGGCGCTGTCCCGCGGCGCGGCGGCGTGCACGTTCGTCGAGCAGGATCGCCGGGCGCTGCGCTATCTGCGACAGAACATCGCCCGGCTCGGCGCGGACGGGGCGTGCACCGTGTTGACCGATAATGCGTGGACGATGCGGCCGCCGCAGTGTGCAGGGGGCTTCGGGCTGGTATTCGTCGATCCGCCGTACCGGGACGCGACTGACCCGCTGACGATCCTGGATTTGCTGGAGCGTCTGGCGCCGAGCCTGGCCCCGGACGGGCTGCTGGTGTTCCGCCACGAGGCGCGGGCTCCCGCGCCGCCGGCCGGCGCCTGGCGGACGCTGCGTTGCGTGGACGAACGCATTCTTGGGCAGATGCGCCTGCTCCTGCTCGCGCTGGCGACGTGA